From a single Nicotiana tomentosiformis chromosome 2, ASM39032v3, whole genome shotgun sequence genomic region:
- the LOC104100984 gene encoding two-component response regulator ORR9 isoform X1 — MGMAAADLQFHVLAVDDSLIDRKLIERLFRISSCQVTTVDSGSKALEFLGLQDQNQPCVSPSNQQEVEVNLIITDYCMPGMTGYDLLKKIKESSSLRNIPVVIMSSENVPSRISRCLEEGAEEFFLKPVRLSDVNKLRPHMMKTKCKSLSQQEAEKMVTEPKQESIEIANVPSQAPQTESETVQQQQKSQANNNNNNNKRKAMEENLSPDRTRQRYSSLTAV; from the exons ATGGGAATGGCAGCTGCAGATCTACAGTTTCATGTTTTAGCTGTTGATGATAGCTTGATAGATAGGAAGCTTATTGAAAGGCTCTTTAGAATCTCTTCTTGCCAAG TCACCACTGTAGATTCTGGAAGTAAAGCTTTGGAATTTCTTGGTTTACAAGACCAAAATCAGCCTTGTGTTTCTCCTAGCAACCAACAG GAAGTGGAAGTTAATCTTATTATCACAGATTATTGTATGCCTGGGATGACAGGCTATGATTTGCTAAAGAAAATTAAG GAATCTTCATCTCTGAGAAATATACCTGTAGTCATTATGTCATCTGAAAATGTTCCTTCAAGAATTAGTAG ATGCTTAGAAGAAGGGGCAGAAGAATTTTTCCTGAAGCCAGTGAGATTATCAGATGTTAATAAGCTTAGACCCCATATGATGAAAACCAAATGTAAAAGCCTGTCCCAACAAGAAGCTGAGAAAATGGTCACAGAACCAAAACAAGAATCAATTGAAATTGCAAATGTTCCATCACAAGCACCACAAACAGAATCAGAGACAGTACAACAGCAGCAAAAATCACAagccaataataataataataacaacaagagAAAGGCCATGGAAGAAAATCTATCACCAGATAGAACAAGACAAAGATACAGTAGCCTCACTGCAGTCTAA
- the LOC104100984 gene encoding two-component response regulator ORR9 isoform X2 has protein sequence MGMAAADLQFHVLAVDDSLIDRKLIERLFRISSCQDSGSKALEFLGLQDQNQPCVSPSNQQEVEVNLIITDYCMPGMTGYDLLKKIKESSSLRNIPVVIMSSENVPSRISRCLEEGAEEFFLKPVRLSDVNKLRPHMMKTKCKSLSQQEAEKMVTEPKQESIEIANVPSQAPQTESETVQQQQKSQANNNNNNNKRKAMEENLSPDRTRQRYSSLTAV, from the exons ATGGGAATGGCAGCTGCAGATCTACAGTTTCATGTTTTAGCTGTTGATGATAGCTTGATAGATAGGAAGCTTATTGAAAGGCTCTTTAGAATCTCTTCTTGCCAAG ATTCTGGAAGTAAAGCTTTGGAATTTCTTGGTTTACAAGACCAAAATCAGCCTTGTGTTTCTCCTAGCAACCAACAG GAAGTGGAAGTTAATCTTATTATCACAGATTATTGTATGCCTGGGATGACAGGCTATGATTTGCTAAAGAAAATTAAG GAATCTTCATCTCTGAGAAATATACCTGTAGTCATTATGTCATCTGAAAATGTTCCTTCAAGAATTAGTAG ATGCTTAGAAGAAGGGGCAGAAGAATTTTTCCTGAAGCCAGTGAGATTATCAGATGTTAATAAGCTTAGACCCCATATGATGAAAACCAAATGTAAAAGCCTGTCCCAACAAGAAGCTGAGAAAATGGTCACAGAACCAAAACAAGAATCAATTGAAATTGCAAATGTTCCATCACAAGCACCACAAACAGAATCAGAGACAGTACAACAGCAGCAAAAATCACAagccaataataataataataacaacaagagAAAGGCCATGGAAGAAAATCTATCACCAGATAGAACAAGACAAAGATACAGTAGCCTCACTGCAGTCTAA
- the LOC104100983 gene encoding uncharacterized protein isoform X1 has translation MSEGEVKKVSRQDIQLVQNLIERCLQLYMNQEEVVKTLLHQAKIEPGFTELVWQKLEEENPEFFRAYHLRLMLKDQIERFNVLLERQVDAMQMYPTGSVPMSNGSQIRQIPQNSTCQTTDHAGPNVKPENVHQTVNANLSHVYTNGASSLQPCMQTATDVSAHARRIDASSHMLLAQSSNSGMLQGVRGEMIKSEAGYSGNLPFLYGTETNILEAHPGITDPSVSSFSSVESNSQPVNETVLDADTSSFGFLGQIPRNFSLSDLTADFSNSSDILESYSGSAYLATDVNNFLDPQGRREYHADIKRLDAISEGLSFDDFASD, from the exons ATGTCTGAGGGGGAGGTTAAAAAGGTCTCACGTCAAGATATACAACTG GTACAAAATCTGATAGAAAGATGTCTACAGCTTTACATGAACCAGGAGGAAGTTGTCAAAACCCTCTTACATCAAGCAAAGATTGAGCCTGGTTTCACCGAGCTTG TGTGGCAGAAGCTTGAAGAAGAAAACCCGGAATTTTTCCGGGCATATCATTTAAGGTTGATGTTGAAGGATCAAATAGAGAGATTCAATGTTTTGCTTGAGAGACAGGTTGATGCAATGCAGATGTATCCAACTGGATCAGTTCCCATGTCTAATGGATCTCAGATTCGACAAA TCCCACAGAACTCAACATGTCAAACAACAGATCATGCTGGACCTAATGTGAAGCCTGAGAATGTGCACCAGACTGTTAATGCCAATTTATCTCATGTATATACTAACGGTGCGTCCTCGCTCCAACCATGTATGCAAACTGCTACTGATGTGTCTGCTCATGCAAGAAGAATTGATGCATCCTCACACATGCTATTGGCTCAGAGCTCAAATTCGGGAATGCTGCAAGGGGTGAGAGGGGAGATGATCAAGTCAGAAGCTGGTTATTCAGGCAATTTACCATTCCTGTATGGTACTGAGACAAATATCCTCGAAGCTCATCCTGGAATTACGGATCCATCTGTTTCATCTTTCAGCAGTGTAGAATCAAATTCACAACCAGTAAATGAGACTGTATTGGATGCTGATACATCTTCATTTGGTTTCTTGGGGCAGATTCCTCGAAACTTTAGTTTGTCGGACTTAACAGCTGACTTTTCTAACAGTTCTG aTATTTTGGAGAGCTATTCTGGATCAGCCTACCTGGCAACGGATGTTAACAATTTCCTGGATCCACAAGGTCGGAGAGAATATCATG CAGACATTAAAAGGTTGGATGCTATATCTGAAGGCTTGAGCTTCGACGATTTTGCCAGTGATTGA
- the LOC104100983 gene encoding uncharacterized protein isoform X3, translated as MSEGEVKKVSRQDIQLVQNLIERCLQLYMNQEEVVKTLLHQAKIEPGFTELVWQKLEEENPEFFRAYHLRLMLKDQIERFNVLLERQVDAMQMYPTGSVPMSNGSQIRQIPQNSTCQTTDHAGPNVKPENVHQTVNANLSHVYTNGASSLQPCMQTATDVSAHARRIDASSHMLLAQSSNSGMLQGVRGEMIKSEAGYSGNLPFLYGTETNILEAHPGITDPSVSSFSSVESNSQPVNETVLDADTSSFGFLGQIPRNFSLSDLTADFSNSSDILESYSGSAYLATDVNNFLDPQDIKRLDAISEGLSFDDFASD; from the exons ATGTCTGAGGGGGAGGTTAAAAAGGTCTCACGTCAAGATATACAACTG GTACAAAATCTGATAGAAAGATGTCTACAGCTTTACATGAACCAGGAGGAAGTTGTCAAAACCCTCTTACATCAAGCAAAGATTGAGCCTGGTTTCACCGAGCTTG TGTGGCAGAAGCTTGAAGAAGAAAACCCGGAATTTTTCCGGGCATATCATTTAAGGTTGATGTTGAAGGATCAAATAGAGAGATTCAATGTTTTGCTTGAGAGACAGGTTGATGCAATGCAGATGTATCCAACTGGATCAGTTCCCATGTCTAATGGATCTCAGATTCGACAAA TCCCACAGAACTCAACATGTCAAACAACAGATCATGCTGGACCTAATGTGAAGCCTGAGAATGTGCACCAGACTGTTAATGCCAATTTATCTCATGTATATACTAACGGTGCGTCCTCGCTCCAACCATGTATGCAAACTGCTACTGATGTGTCTGCTCATGCAAGAAGAATTGATGCATCCTCACACATGCTATTGGCTCAGAGCTCAAATTCGGGAATGCTGCAAGGGGTGAGAGGGGAGATGATCAAGTCAGAAGCTGGTTATTCAGGCAATTTACCATTCCTGTATGGTACTGAGACAAATATCCTCGAAGCTCATCCTGGAATTACGGATCCATCTGTTTCATCTTTCAGCAGTGTAGAATCAAATTCACAACCAGTAAATGAGACTGTATTGGATGCTGATACATCTTCATTTGGTTTCTTGGGGCAGATTCCTCGAAACTTTAGTTTGTCGGACTTAACAGCTGACTTTTCTAACAGTTCTG aTATTTTGGAGAGCTATTCTGGATCAGCCTACCTGGCAACGGATGTTAACAATTTCCTGGATCCACAAG ACATTAAAAGGTTGGATGCTATATCTGAAGGCTTGAGCTTCGACGATTTTGCCAGTGATTGA
- the LOC104100983 gene encoding uncharacterized protein isoform X2: MSEGEVKKVSRQDIQLVQNLIERCLQLYMNQEEVVKTLLHQAKIEPGFTELVWQKLEEENPEFFRAYHLRLMLKDQIERFNVLLERQVDAMQMYPTGSVPMSNGSQIRQIPQNSTCQTTDHAGPNVKPENVHQTVNANLSHVYTNGASSLQPCMQTATDVSAHARRIDASSHMLLAQSSNSGMLQGVRGEMIKSEAGYSGNLPFLYGTETNILEAHPGITDPSVSSFSSVESNSQPVNETVLDADTSSFGFLGQIPRNFSLSDLTADFSNSSDILESYSGSAYLATDVNNFLDPQGRREYHDIKRLDAISEGLSFDDFASD, translated from the exons ATGTCTGAGGGGGAGGTTAAAAAGGTCTCACGTCAAGATATACAACTG GTACAAAATCTGATAGAAAGATGTCTACAGCTTTACATGAACCAGGAGGAAGTTGTCAAAACCCTCTTACATCAAGCAAAGATTGAGCCTGGTTTCACCGAGCTTG TGTGGCAGAAGCTTGAAGAAGAAAACCCGGAATTTTTCCGGGCATATCATTTAAGGTTGATGTTGAAGGATCAAATAGAGAGATTCAATGTTTTGCTTGAGAGACAGGTTGATGCAATGCAGATGTATCCAACTGGATCAGTTCCCATGTCTAATGGATCTCAGATTCGACAAA TCCCACAGAACTCAACATGTCAAACAACAGATCATGCTGGACCTAATGTGAAGCCTGAGAATGTGCACCAGACTGTTAATGCCAATTTATCTCATGTATATACTAACGGTGCGTCCTCGCTCCAACCATGTATGCAAACTGCTACTGATGTGTCTGCTCATGCAAGAAGAATTGATGCATCCTCACACATGCTATTGGCTCAGAGCTCAAATTCGGGAATGCTGCAAGGGGTGAGAGGGGAGATGATCAAGTCAGAAGCTGGTTATTCAGGCAATTTACCATTCCTGTATGGTACTGAGACAAATATCCTCGAAGCTCATCCTGGAATTACGGATCCATCTGTTTCATCTTTCAGCAGTGTAGAATCAAATTCACAACCAGTAAATGAGACTGTATTGGATGCTGATACATCTTCATTTGGTTTCTTGGGGCAGATTCCTCGAAACTTTAGTTTGTCGGACTTAACAGCTGACTTTTCTAACAGTTCTG aTATTTTGGAGAGCTATTCTGGATCAGCCTACCTGGCAACGGATGTTAACAATTTCCTGGATCCACAAGGTCGGAGAGAATATCATG ACATTAAAAGGTTGGATGCTATATCTGAAGGCTTGAGCTTCGACGATTTTGCCAGTGATTGA
- the LOC104100983 gene encoding uncharacterized protein isoform X4 has product MNQEEVVKTLLHQAKIEPGFTELVWQKLEEENPEFFRAYHLRLMLKDQIERFNVLLERQVDAMQMYPTGSVPMSNGSQIRQIPQNSTCQTTDHAGPNVKPENVHQTVNANLSHVYTNGASSLQPCMQTATDVSAHARRIDASSHMLLAQSSNSGMLQGVRGEMIKSEAGYSGNLPFLYGTETNILEAHPGITDPSVSSFSSVESNSQPVNETVLDADTSSFGFLGQIPRNFSLSDLTADFSNSSDILESYSGSAYLATDVNNFLDPQGRREYHADIKRLDAISEGLSFDDFASD; this is encoded by the exons ATGAACCAGGAGGAAGTTGTCAAAACCCTCTTACATCAAGCAAAGATTGAGCCTGGTTTCACCGAGCTTG TGTGGCAGAAGCTTGAAGAAGAAAACCCGGAATTTTTCCGGGCATATCATTTAAGGTTGATGTTGAAGGATCAAATAGAGAGATTCAATGTTTTGCTTGAGAGACAGGTTGATGCAATGCAGATGTATCCAACTGGATCAGTTCCCATGTCTAATGGATCTCAGATTCGACAAA TCCCACAGAACTCAACATGTCAAACAACAGATCATGCTGGACCTAATGTGAAGCCTGAGAATGTGCACCAGACTGTTAATGCCAATTTATCTCATGTATATACTAACGGTGCGTCCTCGCTCCAACCATGTATGCAAACTGCTACTGATGTGTCTGCTCATGCAAGAAGAATTGATGCATCCTCACACATGCTATTGGCTCAGAGCTCAAATTCGGGAATGCTGCAAGGGGTGAGAGGGGAGATGATCAAGTCAGAAGCTGGTTATTCAGGCAATTTACCATTCCTGTATGGTACTGAGACAAATATCCTCGAAGCTCATCCTGGAATTACGGATCCATCTGTTTCATCTTTCAGCAGTGTAGAATCAAATTCACAACCAGTAAATGAGACTGTATTGGATGCTGATACATCTTCATTTGGTTTCTTGGGGCAGATTCCTCGAAACTTTAGTTTGTCGGACTTAACAGCTGACTTTTCTAACAGTTCTG aTATTTTGGAGAGCTATTCTGGATCAGCCTACCTGGCAACGGATGTTAACAATTTCCTGGATCCACAAGGTCGGAGAGAATATCATG CAGACATTAAAAGGTTGGATGCTATATCTGAAGGCTTGAGCTTCGACGATTTTGCCAGTGATTGA